Proteins encoded in a region of the Atopobium sp. oral taxon 416 genome:
- a CDS encoding ABC transporter substrate-binding protein, with amino-acid sequence MSNLTRRNFLGLAGLGTLGFGLAACSNESSTPSVRTSGQSAVGADSNLVDAAKGEGSLQVLGSCGEDYLGAACKHFNELYGLDVSYKRISSIEGQTLIENSNGSPQFDVWFGGTTDPYNELSDEGLLDASYTPANSSHLMNDVYLSQRNDWFGIYKGLLGFMYNKDEIERLNIDAPKDWPDLVDDKYKGLIWMPNYQTSGTARLILNTVIQEYGHQQGLEYLTQLDKNVQEYTKTGGGPAENIGSGECVIGIGFLHDGVAQIEDNGYENIGLVIPTSGASYEVGATAALIGTAHPNAAHLWLEYALSPECVELAAKNGSYQTLVIDTAHQPSEISKHHLNPDDTIDYDFEDARLNTKEYVGEIMDALGGGKDSRFQNS; translated from the coding sequence ATGAGCAACCTTACACGCAGGAATTTCTTGGGCCTGGCTGGGCTAGGGACACTCGGGTTTGGCCTTGCTGCCTGCTCGAACGAAAGCTCCACGCCGAGTGTCAGGACCTCCGGTCAAAGCGCTGTGGGGGCGGACTCTAACCTCGTTGATGCAGCAAAAGGAGAAGGAAGCCTCCAAGTTTTGGGCTCCTGCGGTGAGGATTATCTGGGTGCAGCCTGCAAACACTTCAACGAGCTCTACGGGCTCGATGTAAGCTACAAGCGTATCTCCTCCATTGAGGGGCAGACTCTGATCGAGAACAGCAATGGGTCCCCTCAGTTCGACGTGTGGTTCGGCGGTACTACCGATCCGTATAACGAGCTTTCCGATGAGGGGCTGTTGGATGCTAGCTATACGCCCGCGAACTCTTCCCACCTGATGAACGATGTCTATCTTTCCCAGCGCAATGACTGGTTCGGTATCTACAAAGGTCTCTTAGGCTTCATGTACAACAAGGATGAGATCGAGCGACTCAACATCGATGCCCCGAAGGACTGGCCTGACCTGGTTGATGATAAGTACAAGGGGCTCATCTGGATGCCGAACTATCAGACCTCCGGCACCGCGCGGCTGATCCTCAACACAGTCATCCAGGAGTACGGCCACCAGCAGGGTCTGGAGTATCTGACTCAGCTCGATAAGAACGTGCAGGAATACACCAAGACCGGGGGCGGCCCGGCGGAGAACATCGGCTCCGGTGAGTGCGTCATCGGTATCGGCTTCCTCCATGACGGAGTTGCCCAGATCGAGGATAACGGCTACGAAAATATCGGACTGGTGATACCTACCTCTGGGGCTTCCTACGAGGTCGGCGCAACGGCGGCACTGATCGGTACCGCGCATCCCAACGCTGCACATCTCTGGCTTGAATATGCGCTCTCACCGGAATGTGTGGAGCTTGCGGCTAAAAACGGCTCTTACCAGACCCTTGTGATCGACACCGCCCACCAGCCGAGCGAAATCTCAAAGCACCATCTCAATCCGGATGATACGATCGACTACGACTTCGAGGATGCCCGCCTCAACACGAAAGAATATGTAGGGGAGATTATGGATGCCCTTGGCGGCGGAAAAGATTCCCGCTTCCAGAACAGCTAA
- the polA gene encoding DNA polymerase I: MSDTDTATAMPGKAGKQRKKIAVIDGNSLMHRAYHAIRQPMSAPDGRATNALFGFFNMFIKMVETFHPDGIICAFDKGKPKVRMEILPQYKAQRPPMDKELYEQFPMVKELLKTLDIPVCEAEGWEGDDILGTLAKQGEEQGYDMYLVTGDRDIYQLATDHVKVVSTKKGVSEVSVMTPESVDDLYHGITPDLVPDFYGLKGDSSDNIPGVPGIGPKKAAALIVKYGSLDQVLAHKDEVKGKMGENLRAHVDDALLSRKVATIRTDTPIDVNLADAKFPTFDAAEVERAFGSLGFTGIVKRLVKLGGVGAQTGVGKTETTMKLPKVLNNEKGQQALEQAFSEDDWIGVALEQQTEGKQLKLALDKEEETPLWFSTGKNLIRLSGKAALNALTEIVNNHKFAAGNVKELLHLICPMDSKLPAAIDAYEVDSTHIFDIAVAAYLLRSEGVSYQVRDVYGRYVPNSVLLDATDAYPEAALEAFAARALVDPLTKAMKEQQCIDLFTDLEMPLLPVLTGMERTGLYVDCSVFKSQSEGLNGEIEQVVEDIYAKAGEEFNIDSPRQLSHILFDVLKLPTAGLKKTRSGFYSTNAEVMSSLAKKSDLVQEVLDYRERNKIKSTYLDALPNDIRTDGRIHTTLNQTVAATGRLSSSDPNLQNIPTRSELGHRVRLAFTAPESHVFLTCDYSQIELRLLAHLSEDEHLIEAFRSGADFHAMTASRVFNIPMEQVTPNQRRRAKAVNFGIVYGQQAYGLANSLKIPRSEAQEMIDRYFEVYPGVRTFLDRCIKLAHREGYAITLYGRRRYTPDIASSNFQKRSFAERVAMNHPMQGTAADIIKMAMVEVPKRIRKEGLKSKLILQIHDELDFEVPRDEIDVLSALVKDTMEHIVELKVPLIAEVSYGDNWAEAK, encoded by the coding sequence ATGTCCGATACAGATACTGCAACCGCTATGCCGGGAAAGGCAGGGAAGCAGCGCAAAAAGATCGCCGTAATCGACGGCAACTCGCTTATGCACCGTGCCTACCATGCGATCCGCCAGCCGATGTCGGCGCCTGACGGCAGGGCCACTAACGCCCTCTTTGGCTTCTTCAATATGTTTATCAAGATGGTGGAGACCTTCCACCCCGATGGGATCATCTGTGCCTTCGATAAGGGTAAGCCGAAGGTGCGGATGGAGATACTGCCGCAGTACAAGGCGCAGCGCCCGCCGATGGACAAAGAGCTCTACGAGCAGTTCCCGATGGTGAAAGAGTTGCTCAAGACGCTCGACATCCCGGTTTGTGAGGCAGAGGGCTGGGAAGGTGATGACATCCTCGGTACCCTCGCTAAGCAAGGTGAGGAGCAGGGCTATGACATGTACCTTGTCACCGGCGATCGTGATATCTATCAGTTGGCAACTGACCATGTAAAGGTGGTCTCTACCAAGAAGGGCGTCTCCGAAGTCTCTGTGATGACCCCGGAGTCAGTGGATGATCTGTACCACGGGATCACTCCTGATTTGGTCCCGGACTTCTACGGGCTCAAGGGTGACTCCTCCGACAATATTCCCGGCGTACCAGGCATCGGTCCCAAGAAGGCTGCAGCCCTGATCGTCAAGTACGGTAGTCTCGATCAGGTGCTGGCACATAAGGACGAGGTCAAAGGCAAGATGGGGGAGAACCTGCGGGCGCACGTCGACGACGCGCTGCTCTCCCGCAAGGTGGCGACGATCCGTACCGATACTCCGATCGACGTCAATCTCGCGGATGCAAAGTTCCCGACCTTTGACGCGGCTGAGGTCGAGAGAGCCTTCGGCTCACTCGGATTTACCGGCATTGTGAAGCGCTTGGTGAAACTCGGCGGTGTTGGGGCACAGACCGGAGTGGGGAAGACCGAGACCACGATGAAGCTCCCGAAGGTCCTCAACAATGAGAAAGGCCAACAGGCCCTGGAACAGGCGTTTTCCGAGGATGACTGGATCGGTGTCGCGCTTGAGCAACAGACTGAGGGCAAACAGCTGAAGTTGGCACTCGACAAAGAAGAGGAGACGCCGCTCTGGTTTTCCACCGGCAAAAATCTAATCAGGCTCTCTGGCAAGGCGGCACTGAACGCGCTGACCGAGATCGTGAACAACCATAAGTTTGCCGCTGGCAATGTGAAGGAGCTTCTCCATCTGATTTGCCCGATGGATTCTAAGCTGCCCGCTGCAATCGATGCCTACGAGGTAGATTCGACCCATATCTTTGATATTGCAGTTGCCGCCTACCTGTTGCGCTCCGAAGGCGTGTCCTACCAGGTTCGAGACGTCTATGGACGCTACGTCCCCAATTCAGTGCTCCTGGATGCGACGGATGCCTATCCGGAAGCTGCGCTTGAAGCCTTTGCAGCCCGTGCGCTTGTGGATCCGCTGACGAAGGCCATGAAGGAGCAACAGTGCATTGACCTCTTTACCGACCTTGAGATGCCGCTATTGCCTGTCCTGACCGGAATGGAGCGCACCGGGCTCTACGTAGACTGCTCAGTCTTTAAGAGCCAGTCAGAGGGGCTGAACGGTGAGATCGAGCAGGTGGTGGAGGACATCTACGCGAAAGCGGGCGAGGAGTTCAATATCGACTCCCCGCGCCAGCTCTCCCACATCCTCTTCGATGTTCTGAAATTGCCGACGGCAGGCCTGAAGAAGACCAGAAGTGGTTTCTATTCCACCAATGCGGAGGTCATGAGCTCGCTTGCGAAGAAGAGCGACCTAGTGCAGGAAGTGCTTGATTACCGTGAGCGCAACAAGATCAAATCTACCTACCTGGATGCCCTCCCGAACGATATCCGGACCGACGGACGTATCCACACCACCCTCAATCAGACCGTGGCGGCGACTGGCAGACTTTCCAGCTCCGACCCGAACCTACAGAATATTCCTACGCGTTCTGAACTTGGCCACCGGGTCCGCCTGGCCTTCACCGCGCCGGAGAGCCATGTCTTTCTGACCTGCGATTACTCTCAGATTGAGCTGAGACTGCTGGCGCATCTTTCAGAAGATGAGCACCTGATCGAAGCCTTCAGATCCGGGGCGGACTTCCACGCGATGACCGCTAGCCGGGTGTTCAATATCCCGATGGAGCAAGTGACACCGAACCAGCGCAGACGCGCGAAAGCTGTCAATTTCGGTATCGTCTACGGCCAGCAGGCCTATGGCCTGGCGAACTCGCTCAAGATCCCGCGCTCAGAGGCGCAGGAGATGATAGACCGCTACTTTGAGGTCTATCCGGGTGTGAGAACCTTCCTCGACCGGTGCATCAAGTTGGCACATAGGGAGGGCTATGCGATTACACTCTATGGACGCCGTCGCTATACCCCGGATATCGCAAGCTCCAACTTCCAGAAGCGCTCCTTTGCGGAGCGTGTGGCGATGAACCATCCGATGCAGGGCACCGCTGCGGACATCATCAAGATGGCGATGGTGGAGGTACCAAAGCGCATCCGCAAAGAGGGTCTGAAGTCAAAACTGATCCTGCAGATCCACGACGAGTTGGACTTTGAGGTCCCTCGCGACGAGATCGATGTACTCTCTGCGCTCGTCAAAGACACGATGGAGCACATCGTCGAGCTGAAGGTACCCCTGATCGCAGAGGTCTCCTACGGTGACAACTGGGCTGAGGCTAAGTAG
- a CDS encoding DUF308 domain-containing protein: MNFLERVFRHTKTSTMVSGVLLALLGIISFAYGEETVLGLVRLAGIIAIILGICRITDAIVGSDRDKTQVGVGIVTLIVGLVLMLAPDAFINIVFIILGLVVLGIGITAFDEGKEKSSTRDVFCGVCDMILGVLMAIAPFAFIHVVTIISGIALLVAGITEIAASMAMENDPIKH; this comes from the coding sequence ATGAATTTTCTGGAACGTGTTTTTAGACACACGAAGACAAGCACGATGGTAAGCGGCGTGCTGCTGGCGCTTCTGGGCATCATCTCCTTCGCCTACGGTGAGGAGACTGTTTTGGGGCTGGTTCGCCTTGCCGGTATCATTGCGATCATCCTCGGTATCTGCCGCATCACCGATGCGATTGTCGGTAGCGACCGCGACAAGACCCAAGTCGGTGTCGGTATCGTCACGCTCATTGTCGGCTTGGTCCTGATGCTTGCTCCGGATGCCTTCATCAACATCGTCTTCATTATCCTCGGTCTCGTTGTCCTCGGTATCGGCATCACCGCCTTCGATGAGGGCAAAGAGAAGTCGAGCACCCGCGACGTCTTCTGCGGCGTCTGTGACATGATCCTGGGCGTGCTGATGGCAATCGCGCCATTCGCGTTCATCCACGTGGTGACGATCATCTCCGGCATCGCTCTTCTGGTTGCCGGTATCACCGAGATTGCGGCGTCGATGGCGATGGAGAACGATCCAATCAAACACTAA
- a CDS encoding glutamine synthetase III, which yields MAEDKVTSEYGLLRFTDVDMQERLSKPTYKKLKHVIDTGDDLDLDIANEVAHAMKEWALEHGATHYTHWFQPLTGITSEKHDSFINPRKDGTVLMALSGKELIQGEPDASSFPSGGLRATFEARGYTVWDPTSPVFIKDEVLCIPTAFISYTGEALDKKTPLLRSEVALEKQVKRVLKLFGQTPKRVHTTVGPEQEYFLITEEDYKTRPDLILTGRTLFGCEPAKGQELEEHYFGAIRPAVSSFMKELDDELWKLGIPAKTKHNEVAPCQHELANIYERGPVAIDDNLVTMEKMKLIASRHNLACLQNEKPFDYVNGSGKHNNWSLVADGKDLLEPGDDPEDNLQFLVFLACLVAAVDNHADLLRASVASVGNDHRLGANEAPPAIISVYLGDALHPIVEALIKKEEPESPTREMMDLGVPALPNFLRDDTDRNRTSPFAFTGNKFEFRMCGSQQNLSDPNVVLNTAVAEQCDRFVHYMAGVKKEDFVYIAMRFVRHTFRDHQRILFEGNGYSKEWEKEAERRGLPNLKTTPDALPCIIKKENIDFFKKYDVLSEKEVRARYSAKAEQYAKLLNIEVNTMVYMTHHLYLPAIIRFSSDLSKSVEAKRAIGIDAPTEKNMVQDATDKIAQITDTVNELEKVNSEAKANDNIQDEDYAYRDNVIPAMKKLRSLIDSMEKVCGHEYWPVPSYNKMLFYV from the coding sequence ATGGCAGAGGATAAGGTTACGTCAGAGTATGGTCTCCTGCGCTTTACCGATGTAGACATGCAGGAGCGGCTGTCAAAACCAACGTACAAGAAGCTGAAGCATGTGATCGATACGGGGGATGATCTCGACCTCGATATCGCAAACGAGGTCGCGCACGCAATGAAAGAGTGGGCGCTCGAGCATGGGGCCACGCACTACACGCACTGGTTCCAGCCGCTGACTGGGATTACCTCTGAGAAGCACGATTCTTTTATCAATCCACGCAAAGACGGCACGGTGCTGATGGCACTCTCTGGCAAAGAACTGATCCAGGGAGAGCCGGATGCGTCCAGTTTCCCCTCCGGTGGTCTGCGTGCGACCTTTGAAGCCCGCGGCTATACCGTATGGGATCCGACGAGCCCCGTCTTTATCAAAGACGAAGTGCTCTGCATTCCGACTGCCTTTATCTCCTATACCGGTGAGGCCCTCGATAAGAAGACCCCGCTCTTGCGCTCTGAGGTAGCGCTCGAAAAGCAGGTCAAGCGGGTGCTCAAGCTCTTCGGACAGACTCCGAAACGCGTCCATACGACCGTCGGTCCTGAGCAGGAGTATTTCCTGATCACTGAGGAAGATTACAAGACCCGTCCGGACCTCATCCTCACGGGACGCACACTCTTCGGCTGTGAGCCCGCAAAGGGTCAGGAGCTCGAGGAGCACTATTTTGGTGCGATCCGCCCCGCTGTCTCCTCTTTTATGAAGGAGCTAGACGATGAGCTCTGGAAGCTCGGTATCCCTGCCAAAACGAAGCACAATGAGGTGGCGCCTTGCCAGCACGAGCTGGCCAATATCTATGAGCGAGGCCCGGTCGCAATCGATGACAACCTCGTGACCATGGAAAAGATGAAGCTCATCGCTTCGCGCCACAACCTGGCGTGCCTGCAGAATGAGAAGCCGTTTGACTACGTGAACGGCTCCGGCAAGCACAACAACTGGTCGCTCGTGGCAGACGGCAAGGACTTGCTCGAGCCGGGCGATGATCCGGAGGATAACCTGCAGTTCCTGGTCTTCTTAGCGTGCCTCGTTGCCGCGGTCGACAACCATGCGGATCTGTTGCGTGCCTCGGTTGCTTCTGTCGGGAACGACCATCGTTTGGGTGCCAACGAGGCGCCACCGGCGATCATCTCGGTATATCTGGGCGATGCGCTGCACCCGATCGTCGAAGCGCTGATCAAGAAGGAAGAACCTGAATCCCCGACCCGCGAGATGATGGACTTGGGCGTCCCGGCGCTCCCGAACTTCTTGCGCGACGACACTGACCGCAACCGTACGAGCCCCTTCGCCTTTACTGGCAACAAGTTTGAGTTCCGTATGTGTGGCAGCCAACAGAACCTCTCTGACCCCAACGTAGTGCTGAATACTGCGGTGGCGGAGCAGTGCGATCGCTTCGTCCACTACATGGCGGGAGTCAAAAAAGAGGACTTCGTCTATATCGCGATGCGCTTTGTGCGCCACACCTTCCGTGATCACCAGCGGATCCTCTTTGAGGGCAACGGCTATTCTAAGGAGTGGGAGAAGGAAGCAGAGCGCAGAGGCCTGCCGAATCTGAAGACCACCCCAGATGCACTTCCCTGCATCATCAAGAAGGAGAACATCGATTTCTTTAAGAAGTACGATGTCCTGAGCGAGAAGGAAGTCCGTGCTCGCTACTCCGCGAAGGCGGAGCAGTATGCGAAGCTCCTGAACATCGAGGTGAATACGATGGTGTACATGACGCACCACTTGTATCTGCCCGCGATCATCCGCTTCTCCTCCGATCTGTCCAAGTCCGTCGAGGCCAAGCGGGCGATCGGGATCGATGCGCCGACTGAGAAGAACATGGTGCAAGATGCGACCGACAAGATCGCCCAGATCACCGACACGGTCAACGAGCTGGAAAAGGTCAACAGTGAAGCGAAGGCCAACGATAATATCCAGGACGAAGACTATGCTTACCGTGACAACGTGATTCCGGCTATGAAGAAGCTGCGCAGCCTCATCGACAGTATGGAAAAAGTGTGCGGCCATGAGTATTGGCCGGTCCCGAGCTACAACAAGATGCTCTTCTACGTGTAA
- a CDS encoding transposase — protein MPQAAQILDSFHVVAALHKGDRPCEVHAEARVGEEAQGCLPRRTYAWLKRKKSLTECRLAKREELDPAKTHLRGARACQTAKRCRTSMAAPTENLQPKPQTGSVCG, from the coding sequence ATGCCCCAGGCCGCCCAGATCCTGGACAGCTTCCATGTGGTGGCAGCTCTTCACAAAGGCGACAGACCCTGTGAGGTGCACGCAGAGGCGCGAGTCGGCGAAGAAGCACAAGGATGCTTACCCAGACGAACTTACGCATGGCTAAAGAGAAAGAAGAGCCTCACAGAGTGCCGGCTTGCGAAGAGGGAGGAGCTCGACCCTGCGAAGACACATCTCAGGGGGGCGCGTGCCTGTCAGACGGCAAAGCGATGCAGGACGTCTATGGCTGCCCCGACAGAGAATCTACAGCCAAAGCCCCAGACCGGCTCTGTTTGTGGATGA
- a CDS encoding HdeD family acid-resistance protein has product MFDIHVRRSKLSVIVSSIISIVLGILAFTHPTGATMFITLATGWFLLIGGIVALISSFAHFSILLSQIELFEGLLDFFLGLMIVNWPQFFVAWIFILIGIDLIIFGFNFLYFVNAARAFGATHTGWQIFGGVLMIILGFMVMWSPFMMADVSMIVTGVALVYTGIVGLIEGIKMKSDKSDNRLED; this is encoded by the coding sequence ATGTTTGATATACATGTAAGACGCTCCAAATTGTCAGTCATTGTCAGCAGCATCATTTCGATCGTTCTAGGCATCCTCGCCTTCACGCACCCCACCGGCGCCACGATGTTTATCACATTGGCTACCGGCTGGTTTCTGCTGATCGGCGGTATCGTCGCTCTGATCAGTTCCTTTGCCCACTTCAGTATCCTGCTGTCGCAGATTGAGCTCTTCGAAGGACTTTTGGACTTCTTCCTGGGCCTCATGATCGTCAACTGGCCGCAGTTCTTTGTTGCCTGGATTTTCATCCTGATTGGTATCGACTTGATCATCTTCGGCTTCAACTTCCTCTACTTCGTGAACGCCGCGCGCGCGTTTGGCGCTACGCACACCGGCTGGCAGATCTTCGGCGGTGTCCTGATGATTATCCTGGGCTTCATGGTCATGTGGTCGCCGTTCATGATGGCGGACGTGTCCATGATCGTCACTGGGGTCGCCCTGGTGTACACGGGTATCGTCGGTTTGATTGAGGGCATTAAGATGAAGTCAGATAAGTCGGACAACAGACTTGAAGACTAG
- the rnhA gene encoding ribonuclease HI, whose product MVGSQPLRRVTIYTDGACRHNPGPGGYGAVLIYIDGRGKEHTLELSQGYRLTTNNRMELLAVIVALEALKVPCAVKLHSDSKYVVNAFRQHWVEDWERRGWKKSNKKPVENIDLWKRLMPQIERHRVTFIWVKGHAGDTYNERCDTLATGAADDKAHLIEDTGYRA is encoded by the coding sequence ATGGTAGGATCACAACCACTGAGACGTGTCACGATCTACACCGACGGGGCCTGTCGGCACAACCCGGGCCCCGGCGGGTATGGGGCGGTGCTCATCTATATCGATGGAAGAGGGAAGGAGCACACGCTCGAGCTCTCCCAAGGCTATCGGCTGACCACGAACAACCGTATGGAACTGCTGGCGGTGATCGTGGCACTAGAGGCTCTTAAGGTGCCCTGTGCGGTGAAGCTTCATTCCGATTCAAAATATGTGGTGAACGCTTTCAGACAGCACTGGGTCGAAGACTGGGAGCGACGTGGATGGAAGAAGTCCAACAAGAAGCCCGTCGAGAACATAGACCTGTGGAAACGGCTAATGCCTCAGATTGAGCGGCACCGGGTCACCTTTATTTGGGTCAAGGGACATGCAGGGGACACCTACAATGAGCGCTGCGACACGCTGGCGACGGGTGCGGCGGATGACAAAGCGCACCTGATCGAGGACACGGGCTACCGCGCCTAA
- a CDS encoding zinc dependent phospholipase C family protein translates to MIVHYLYAKDVESTLPPDTLSSEEETLAFRLGAQGPDPYFVRYRGIIQNDRTCHKFAHNMHAEYMTKALTCLRDNIKTLPQDEQRIGRAFALGMLAHYLTDSATHPFIYAEEYALQHADPSLVDTGSEIHAVIEADLDSWLLWEKEQEDASSGDASLRALEHTRRITDAAGALLSQVAIEVFDLNVEPTQYASAIKDYHHIYNTLEPSGNMVEQAYSGIEGVFRDHSMLQALCHPSIKTQECTSANTAHHTWKDPNTGKESTDSFGQVYQTAVDMFPEAAQAFLAGEDLTEVTHHINYNGIHLNDEETEPARQ, encoded by the coding sequence TTGATAGTTCATTACCTCTATGCAAAGGACGTGGAGTCTACCCTACCCCCGGATACCCTCTCAAGTGAGGAAGAGACTCTCGCCTTTCGCCTCGGTGCCCAAGGCCCTGATCCCTACTTTGTCCGCTACCGTGGCATCATCCAAAATGACCGCACCTGCCACAAGTTCGCGCACAACATGCATGCGGAATACATGACGAAAGCGCTGACCTGCCTGAGGGACAATATCAAAACGCTCCCCCAGGATGAACAGCGCATTGGGAGAGCCTTTGCGCTCGGGATGCTCGCCCACTACCTCACCGATTCCGCCACACATCCCTTCATCTATGCGGAGGAATACGCGCTGCAGCACGCGGATCCGTCACTTGTCGACACCGGCAGCGAAATCCATGCGGTGATCGAGGCAGATCTCGATTCCTGGCTGCTCTGGGAGAAGGAGCAGGAGGACGCCTCCTCAGGGGATGCATCGCTCAGGGCCCTCGAGCACACCCGCCGTATCACCGATGCCGCCGGAGCACTCCTTTCACAGGTTGCCATTGAGGTCTTCGACCTCAATGTGGAGCCTACACAGTATGCCTCTGCAATCAAGGACTACCACCACATCTACAACACGCTCGAGCCGAGCGGCAACATGGTCGAACAGGCCTATTCCGGCATTGAGGGCGTCTTCAGGGATCATTCAATGCTGCAGGCGCTGTGCCACCCGAGTATCAAGACTCAAGAGTGCACTTCTGCCAACACCGCGCACCATACCTGGAAGGACCCGAACACCGGCAAGGAGTCAACCGATAGCTTTGGTCAGGTCTATCAGACCGCGGTCGATATGTTCCCTGAGGCAGCTCAGGCCTTCCTGGCCGGCGAAGACCTCACAGAGGTTACGCACCATATCAACTACAACGGCATCCATCTCAATGACGAGGAGACCGAGCCTGCACGCCAATAG
- a CDS encoding heavy-metal-associated domain-containing protein: MSSADVVIVTLVVVAFAFAFHHAIQVFSGKKSCCGGGGGGSDSRFPEAHIGDTDESHYPYTETVKIRGMHCENCARNVTNALDSVKGTWATVDLKDGSAYIRSKSPIDKDNYRDAVKQAGYRLA, encoded by the coding sequence ATGAGCTCAGCTGACGTTGTTATTGTGACGCTGGTTGTCGTCGCGTTTGCATTTGCATTCCATCATGCGATCCAGGTCTTTTCAGGCAAGAAGAGCTGCTGCGGCGGAGGTGGTGGCGGCTCAGACTCTCGGTTCCCCGAAGCACACATCGGGGATACGGACGAGTCCCACTACCCCTATACGGAGACAGTCAAGATCCGTGGCATGCACTGCGAAAACTGCGCACGCAATGTGACGAATGCCCTGGATTCCGTAAAAGGCACCTGGGCGACCGTCGATCTCAAAGATGGTTCCGCCTATATCCGCTCCAAGTCACCGATTGACAAAGACAATTACCGTGATGCTGTCAAGCAGGCAGGGTACCGGTTGGCTTAG